A genomic region of Sulfobacillus acidophilus DSM 10332 contains the following coding sequences:
- a CDS encoding coenzyme A transferase (PFAM: Coenzyme A transferase~COGs: COG2057 Acyl CoA:acetate/3-ketoacid CoA transferase beta subunit~InterPro IPR004165~KEGG: swi:Swit_2071 acyl CoA:acetate/3-ketoacid CoA transferase subunit beta-like protein~PFAM: Coenzyme A transferase~SPTR: Acyl CoA:acetate/3-ketoacid CoA transferase beta subunit-like protein), with the protein MPLISDYALDEFMITQMARQLHGEVLVSSVTAFGALAAHLAKRRYAPDLAVLSTPESGMEVTPMPTLTLGQFLTDIQQGIPLTMEDIFDAIFTDHFRIWINPSQIDQYGNTNITCIGPWQQPKVALVGSRGIPEDTSHLSETFYYVLHHSPRSVVAQVDFKSGAGNGPSRDKLGRQGAPTVLITDLGIFRFNGPEGQMTIASLHPGVSFDEVQEKTGFPLTRPHAIPETEPPTPDDIAIIRQADPLEVRKLELLSGPEAAEKFVNIYERERQALHLSWPRVGKLAR; encoded by the coding sequence ATGCCGCTGATTTCGGACTATGCCTTAGACGAATTTATGATTACCCAGATGGCCCGTCAGTTACATGGAGAAGTCTTGGTCAGTTCGGTCACCGCATTTGGGGCCCTAGCCGCCCACTTGGCCAAACGCCGTTATGCGCCGGACCTGGCGGTCCTGTCCACCCCGGAATCCGGCATGGAAGTAACCCCCATGCCGACCCTGACCTTAGGACAATTTCTCACCGATATTCAACAAGGCATTCCGTTAACGATGGAAGATATTTTCGATGCGATTTTCACCGATCACTTCCGAATTTGGATCAATCCATCGCAAATCGACCAATACGGGAATACCAACATCACATGTATCGGGCCCTGGCAACAGCCGAAAGTCGCCTTAGTTGGTTCGCGCGGGATTCCGGAAGACACCAGTCACCTGAGCGAGACGTTTTATTACGTATTACACCATTCGCCGCGTTCGGTCGTCGCCCAGGTTGACTTTAAAAGCGGCGCCGGTAACGGACCGTCCCGTGACAAACTGGGGCGTCAGGGGGCTCCCACCGTACTGATTACCGATTTGGGCATTTTTCGATTTAACGGACCGGAAGGTCAAATGACGATTGCCAGTCTTCATCCCGGAGTCAGCTTTGACGAAGTGCAGGAAAAAACCGGCTTTCCGTTGACTCGCCCGCATGCCATACCGGAAACCGAACCCCCGACACCGGACGATATTGCCATCATCCGGCAAGCCGATCCCCTGGAGGTCCGTAAATTGGAGCTCTTATCGGGTCCGGAGGCCGCCGAGAAATTTGTCAACATCTACGAACGGGAGCGACAAGCGTTGCATCTGAGTTGGCCGCGTGTCGGGAAATTAGCCCGATGA
- a CDS encoding coenzyme A transferase (PFAM: Coenzyme A transferase~COGs: COG1788 Acyl CoA:acetate/3-ketoacid CoA transferase alpha subunit~InterPro IPR004165~KEGG: stp:Strop_2605 coenzyme A transferase~PFAM: Coenzyme A transferase~SPTR: Coenzyme A transferase) gives MDKRMTIDEVVAEIPSGATVAIGGSSISRKPMALIRALARSDCRDLRVIVDVGGPDVDLLIGTGSVREVVYAFVGFEILGLAPHFRRARQSGMTGFQEWTEYTVMAGLDATIKRVPFMPTHTTLGTDVLKVNPAFREITDPFSDEPLIAVPALKPDIALIHVNYADAQGNGVILGDGHVDVLCAKAAQKTFISCERVLSTDELQRFGRDVQILRVYTQGVVEIPWGAHPTGCAPDYRTDVRHLQDYLKAAATESGWRQYEQEYVNVSHTDYLANQGGVETLVGRLKV, from the coding sequence ATGGACAAACGTATGACCATCGATGAGGTGGTCGCCGAAATTCCTTCGGGGGCCACCGTCGCGATCGGCGGATCGTCAATATCCCGTAAACCCATGGCCTTAATTCGGGCGTTAGCCCGCTCGGACTGTCGTGATTTGCGGGTGATTGTCGATGTGGGCGGGCCGGACGTCGATTTACTCATCGGCACCGGATCCGTCCGCGAAGTCGTCTACGCCTTTGTGGGCTTTGAAATTCTGGGCTTAGCCCCCCATTTTCGGCGAGCCCGCCAATCCGGCATGACAGGGTTTCAAGAATGGACGGAGTACACCGTGATGGCCGGGTTGGATGCGACAATCAAACGTGTCCCGTTCATGCCGACTCACACCACGCTCGGTACCGATGTCCTGAAGGTCAACCCGGCTTTTCGGGAAATCACCGATCCTTTTTCGGACGAACCCTTAATTGCCGTTCCGGCTTTAAAACCCGATATCGCCCTTATCCATGTGAATTATGCCGACGCGCAAGGTAACGGCGTGATTCTCGGTGATGGACATGTCGATGTGTTATGCGCCAAAGCGGCTCAAAAAACCTTTATTTCTTGCGAGCGGGTGCTATCGACCGACGAACTTCAGCGCTTTGGCCGGGATGTGCAAATCTTACGCGTCTATACCCAGGGGGTGGTGGAAATTCCTTGGGGAGCCCATCCTACGGGCTGTGCACCCGATTACCGAACGGACGTCCGCCACCTTCAGGATTACTTAAAAGCCGCGGCCACCGAATCCGGCTGGCGCCAATACGAACAAGAATACGTGAACGTCAGCCATACGGACTACCTGGCAAATCAGGGGGGCGTGGAAACGTTGGTCGGACGTCTGAAAGTCTAA